A window of Chloroflexota bacterium contains these coding sequences:
- the ettA gene encoding energy-dependent translational throttle protein EttA, protein MNDQKVIFSMVRVNRRFPPSNKEVIRDISLGFYYGAKIGVVGLNGSGKSTLLRIIAGRDEGYEGQVVFSPGYSVGLLEQEPQLDDTKTVREIVEEAVQPIVNNLKAFDTISEKFAEPDADFETLIEEQGRLQEWLDHHDAWNLDHKLEMAMGALRCPPEDSSVAVLSGGERRRVALTRLLLTEPDILLLDEPTNHLDAESVAWLERHLQSYPGTVIAVTHDRYFLDNVAGWILELDRGHGIPWKGNYSSWLEQKQDRLRLEEKSEDKRLKTLEHELEWIRMAPKARHAKGKARVTAYERLLSQEYEKQREDLEIYIPPGPRLGDRVIEFEKISKGYDDRLLIEDFTRSIPAGSIVGVIGPNGAGKTSLLRMVTGQEQPNSGNVAIGQTVQLGYVDQSRDTLDGEKNVWEEISGGDEFINLGGKKRNSRAYVSSFNFLGSDQQKQVKNLSGGERNRVHLAKILKKASNVILLDEPTNDLDVNTLRSLEAALENFAGCAIVVSHDRWFLDRIATHILAFEGDSQLMWSEGNWSDYEEARRKRLGTDADTPQRIKYRKLTK, encoded by the coding sequence ATGAACGATCAAAAAGTTATTTTCTCGATGGTACGCGTCAACCGGCGCTTTCCGCCCAGCAATAAAGAAGTTATCCGTGATATTTCGCTGGGATTCTATTATGGGGCCAAGATCGGGGTGGTCGGCCTGAACGGATCGGGCAAAAGCACGCTGCTGAGAATTATCGCCGGGCGCGATGAGGGCTATGAGGGACAGGTGGTCTTCTCGCCGGGCTACAGCGTCGGCCTGCTGGAGCAAGAACCCCAATTGGATGATACCAAAACGGTGCGTGAGATTGTTGAAGAAGCAGTGCAACCGATTGTAAATAATCTCAAAGCCTTTGATACCATCAGCGAGAAATTTGCCGAACCCGATGCCGATTTTGAAACTCTAATCGAAGAGCAAGGCCGCCTGCAAGAATGGCTGGACCATCACGACGCCTGGAATCTGGATCATAAACTTGAAATGGCAATGGGGGCACTGCGCTGCCCGCCGGAAGATTCTTCGGTGGCTGTGCTTTCGGGCGGCGAGCGTCGCCGCGTGGCATTGACACGCCTACTGCTCACCGAGCCGGATATTCTGCTGCTCGACGAGCCGACCAACCACCTCGACGCCGAATCGGTAGCCTGGCTGGAGCGCCATTTGCAGAGCTACCCCGGCACGGTCATCGCTGTGACGCACGACCGCTATTTTCTTGACAATGTTGCGGGCTGGATTCTGGAACTTGACCGCGGGCATGGCATCCCCTGGAAAGGCAACTACTCTTCCTGGCTGGAGCAGAAACAGGATCGCCTGCGCCTGGAAGAGAAAAGCGAAGACAAACGTCTCAAAACCCTGGAACATGAGTTGGAGTGGATCCGTATGGCGCCTAAAGCGCGGCACGCCAAAGGCAAGGCACGCGTCACGGCCTACGAGCGGCTGCTCTCGCAGGAATATGAAAAACAGCGTGAAGATTTAGAGATTTATATCCCGCCGGGGCCGCGGCTGGGCGATCGTGTGATCGAATTCGAAAAGATCAGCAAGGGCTACGATGATCGTTTGCTGATTGAAGACTTCACCCGCAGTATTCCGGCGGGCAGCATTGTGGGCGTGATCGGCCCCAACGGGGCTGGGAAGACATCCTTGCTGCGCATGGTCACCGGGCAGGAGCAACCCAATTCGGGCAACGTAGCCATCGGGCAAACGGTGCAATTGGGCTATGTAGATCAGTCACGCGACACACTCGACGGCGAGAAAAATGTCTGGGAGGAGATCAGCGGCGGGGATGAATTTATCAATCTGGGCGGGAAGAAGCGCAACAGCCGCGCCTATGTTTCTTCGTTCAACTTTTTGGGCAGCGACCAGCAAAAACAGGTCAAAAATCTCTCAGGTGGGGAGCGCAACCGCGTTCACCTGGCGAAGATTCTCAAAAAAGCATCCAATGTGATTTTGCTCGATGAGCCGACCAACGATCTGGATGTCAACACCCTGCGTTCATTAGAAGCCGCCCTAGAGAATTTTGCGGGCTGCGCCATCGTGGTTTCGCACGACCGCTGGTTTCTCGACCGCATTGCCACGCATATTCTGGCTTTTGAGGGTGACAGTCAACTGATGTGGAGCGAGGGCAACTGGTCAGACTACGAAGAAGCGCGCCGCAAACGCCTGGGCACCGATGCCGACACCCCCCAGCGCATCAAATATCGCAAACTCACGAAATAG